The region ATCGGAAATTAAATGGTTATTCTCGGTAAGCCGGATTATTCGCGAACTGGAGCGAATTGGCGATCAGTTAACCAATATCGTAACAATCAGTGATGTGATTGATACCAACATTCTCCGGCCTATGATCCGGTCTTTTTTTGATTACGAAAAAGATATGATATCGTGGCTCACCGCAGGCATTCAAGACAATAATGCCGAAAAGCTTCAATCCGTCATTACACACGATGCATATGTGAATCACCTAAATAAACAGACATACAAAGGTTTGGTTCATTTGATTAATGAAGAGAAGCAGTTGACTGAAAGTAAGTTAAAAATGGTAATTGTCAGCCGTTTTCTGGAACGAATCGGCGACCATCTGGTGAATGCAGCGCGGACGTATAAGGATGCGATTGAGGTTTACCAATGAATTAGTGTACATCATGGTTGTTGGGTGGGGGATGAACAACATAAGAGCGGTGGAGGGTACACCAATCGTGGGACAGGAACTTGTCAAGTCGGGAGAGAGTCTTGCTAACCCGGGAGACAAATACGTTATGTCGGGACACAAGGTCGTCTACTCGGGAGAAAACCCCGTTATGTCGGGACACAAGGTCGTCCACTCGGGAGAAAACCATGCTATGTCGGGACACAAACTCACTTACTCGGGAGACAACGCTGCTAAATCCGAAATAACACACAATCCAACACCAGATACCTCCCATCTGCTACCAAATAAAACTCATTCGACACCCCCGCCCTACAACAAACGCACAATAAAATAGAAAGAGGAATCCTTATGCTTACATGTATATTAGGCTTTTTTGGTGGCTTGGGAATTTTCCTTTATGGTACGCACCTGCTCAGCAACGGCCTGCAAAAGGTGGGCGCATCCAAAATGCGAAAATCCCTTGCTGCCATGACTAATACTCGATGGAAAGGCATTTTAAGCGGAATTAGTGTGACATTTTTCTTACAAAGCAGCACCGTTACGAACATTCTTGTCGTTGGACTAGTGAGCAGCTCCATCATTACCCTGTCGCAAGCATTCGGCATTGTGCTTGGATCAGCGATAGGAACGACGCTTACTGTGCAGATTTTAACGTTTGATGTGGCACGCTATGCATCGATTTTCATTTTTCTTGGTGCAGTTTTTATCATGTTTTTGAACAAGAATATATGGAAATCGATTGGCCAAATAGCACTCAGT is a window of Lentibacillus daqui DNA encoding:
- a CDS encoding phosphate signaling complex PhoU family protein, which codes for MLIRQNYYDHKRQQIQQLVLEILDNLQQMMVQFDAYLLKPTSENKAFIFEIENEIDTDEKKIEKYILEIISLEQLNTSEIKWLFSVSRIIRELERIGDQLTNIVTISDVIDTNILRPMIRSFFDYEKDMISWLTAGIQDNNAEKLQSVITHDAYVNHLNKQTYKGLVHLINEEKQLTESKLKMVIVSRFLERIGDHLVNAARTYKDAIEVYQ